One window of Nocardia sp. NBC_00508 genomic DNA carries:
- a CDS encoding class I SAM-dependent methyltransferase: MTEQLVAVLGRHPWVDSAWWDARRAALVVRPAAETVAVRPAPGAMLVEYLEHWRHVYEYVYSSEELRHGDDLDLSGWRASDTGAAFPREHMLEWIDHAVGLVRRGQPGTVIEIGCGSGLLVHRLSPSTRGYVGLDPAAPVVERLRARRLPGVSVLRAAAHELTADQVTAALRALDAIGRPDCVVLNSVTQCFPDERYLAAVLEDALDAVAPGGTVVVGDIRNLAAAPDFARWLELARAPSLGADDLTRRTAARLEADEELLCDPRVFARIARGHSRSVRVACYAKPMRDDTELTRYRYDVVLTVDAPAPGPNRSVAWRDLTGRGTADRIATLADTIRRDATMVTGIPNALLDHDAADAVAPAVLAAVAPPECAVLLDSADARFLAVGRPEHHSGVEAVRADPPHSACNDPFTRYVRRRMPEVLTDYLELLGAAATQPSIVVSEEFAAHDHHTTYGLSGRPARELPGCRPGAG, translated from the coding sequence GTGACCGAGCAGCTGGTCGCCGTGCTCGGGCGGCATCCGTGGGTCGACTCGGCGTGGTGGGACGCGCGGCGTGCGGCGCTCGTGGTGCGCCCCGCCGCCGAAACCGTCGCGGTGCGGCCCGCCCCCGGGGCAATGCTCGTCGAGTACCTCGAGCACTGGCGGCACGTGTATGAGTACGTCTATTCCTCCGAGGAGCTACGCCACGGCGACGATCTGGATCTGTCCGGATGGCGGGCCTCCGACACCGGTGCGGCGTTCCCGCGCGAGCACATGCTGGAGTGGATCGATCACGCCGTCGGCCTGGTACGTCGCGGACAGCCCGGAACCGTTATCGAGATCGGCTGCGGCAGTGGTCTTCTCGTCCACCGACTGTCTCCGTCCACGCGCGGCTATGTGGGACTGGACCCGGCCGCGCCCGTGGTGGAAAGGCTGCGCGCGCGACGGCTCCCCGGGGTCTCGGTGCTGCGTGCCGCCGCGCACGAGCTGACCGCCGACCAGGTGACGGCGGCGTTGCGTGCGTTGGACGCGATCGGGCGGCCGGACTGCGTGGTGCTCAACAGCGTGACCCAGTGCTTTCCGGACGAGCGCTACCTCGCCGCCGTACTCGAGGATGCCCTCGATGCGGTCGCGCCCGGGGGCACCGTTGTCGTGGGTGACATCCGCAATCTCGCCGCGGCCCCGGATTTCGCTCGATGGCTGGAACTGGCGCGCGCTCCCAGTCTCGGCGCCGACGACTTGACACGGCGGACCGCCGCCCGACTCGAGGCCGACGAAGAGCTGCTGTGCGATCCCCGGGTCTTCGCGCGAATCGCCCGCGGGCATTCCCGATCGGTGCGGGTAGCCTGCTACGCCAAGCCGATGCGGGACGACACCGAGCTGACCCGATATCGCTACGACGTGGTGCTGACGGTAGACGCGCCGGCGCCCGGCCCGAACCGTAGCGTCGCCTGGCGCGACCTCACCGGCCGCGGCACCGCCGACCGAATCGCCACCCTCGCCGACACCATCCGCCGGGACGCGACCATGGTCACCGGCATCCCGAACGCGCTACTCGACCACGACGCCGCGGACGCGGTCGCTCCCGCTGTGCTCGCGGCGGTGGCACCGCCGGAATGCGCGGTCCTGCTCGACTCGGCCGACGCTCGGTTCCTCGCGGTCGGTCGGCCAGAACACCATTCGGGGGTGGAAGCGGTGCGTGCCGATCCGCCGCACAGCGCCTGCAACGACCCGTTCACCCGCTATGTGCGCCGCCGGATGCCGGAGGTTCTCACCGACTATCTCGAATTGCTCGGCGCCGCAGCGACACAGCCTTCCATCGTCGTCTCCGAGGAGTTCGCCGCCCATGACCACCACACGACCTACGGACTATCTGGCCGACCTGCGCGCGAACTGCCGGGGTGCCGTCCTGGTGCCGGGTGA
- a CDS encoding class I SAM-dependent methyltransferase, whose translation MTDDYAAAAEFYDLMATPYVATVEPVLAKMLAEVDTIAGPVADIGAGTGLSTMLVADALPDARIIAVEPAAPMRAVLLSRLAARKDLRERITVRPQGFLETRLPTGCAAVVALGVIGHFDPATRSRVWRTIADALAPGADAVVEVQRPGRVEPSAERRYTTARAGELRYEGWSRADPADADSLVWRMTYRTYDGDRLVQEVRTEHHVWPADAERLTAEAHAAGLRLTGADTATGLLRFTR comes from the coding sequence GTGACCGACGACTATGCCGCCGCCGCGGAGTTCTACGACCTCATGGCCACACCGTACGTGGCCACAGTGGAACCCGTGCTGGCGAAAATGCTGGCCGAGGTGGACACCATCGCCGGACCGGTGGCCGATATCGGGGCGGGCACCGGTCTGTCCACGATGCTGGTCGCCGACGCGTTACCGGACGCGCGCATCATCGCGGTGGAACCGGCCGCGCCGATGCGCGCGGTGCTGCTGTCGCGACTGGCCGCCCGCAAAGACCTGCGCGAGCGAATCACCGTGCGGCCACAGGGATTCCTCGAGACACGACTGCCGACAGGATGCGCGGCGGTGGTCGCCCTCGGGGTGATCGGACACTTCGACCCCGCTACCCGCTCCCGGGTGTGGCGGACCATCGCCGACGCGCTCGCCCCCGGAGCCGACGCCGTGGTGGAAGTGCAGCGTCCCGGGCGCGTCGAGCCGTCGGCGGAACGCCGGTACACCACCGCCAGGGCCGGTGAACTGCGATACGAGGGCTGGAGCCGGGCCGACCCGGCGGACGCGGACTCTCTCGTCTGGCGGATGACCTACCGCACCTACGACGGCGACCGCTTGGTGCAGGAGGTGCGCACCGAACACCACGTATGGCCCGCCGACGCCGAGCGTCTCACCGCCGAAGCGCACGCGGCCGGTTTGCGGCTCACCGGCGCGGACACCGCGACCGGGCTGCTGCGCTTCACCCGCTGA
- the hsaA gene encoding 3-hydroxy-9,10-secoandrosta-1,3,5(10)-triene-9,17-dione monooxygenase oxygenase subunit, with translation MTNDATAAVLAAVGELLPTLSKRAQDTEQARRIPIESLEEITATGFFGLLRPRRYGGHEAHPATFYTAAAELASACGSTGWVASVLGVSPWNIALFDSRAQDEVWGSGVDLPICSSYAMTGTAVPAEGGYRLSGTWGFASGCDHARWALLGARVIDNGEPIDSCTFLVPADDYRVSDVWQAMGLRGTGSNDIHVDEVFVPAHRVLASDAVTACRTPGQQANDGALYRIPFGCLHTSAITAAIVGMARGGYRAYLEQQSGRVRAALPGDARKDTGYRGDEFRDDPATLERIALAATEIDAAWRQITHNIDELYALAVADQPIGPRDRLRLRRDQVRGTERAVAAMDRLFESSGGRALRPDSAVQRFWRDVHGGRAHAANDPERVYRMFAAAELAAVSEARKP, from the coding sequence ATGACCAACGACGCCACTGCCGCGGTACTGGCCGCGGTCGGCGAACTGCTGCCGACGCTGAGCAAGCGTGCCCAGGACACCGAGCAGGCCAGGCGGATTCCGATCGAGTCGCTGGAAGAGATCACCGCGACAGGGTTCTTCGGCCTGCTGCGCCCGCGCCGCTACGGCGGGCACGAGGCGCATCCCGCCACCTTCTACACCGCAGCCGCCGAGCTGGCCTCGGCGTGCGGCTCGACCGGGTGGGTCGCCTCCGTTCTCGGTGTGTCGCCTTGGAACATTGCGCTGTTCGACAGCCGTGCCCAGGACGAAGTGTGGGGATCGGGCGTGGACCTCCCCATCTGCTCCTCGTACGCCATGACCGGCACCGCCGTTCCCGCCGAGGGCGGTTATCGGCTCAGCGGCACATGGGGTTTCGCTTCCGGCTGTGACCACGCGCGGTGGGCGTTGCTGGGCGCACGGGTGATCGACAACGGCGAACCCATCGATTCGTGCACGTTCCTGGTGCCCGCTGACGACTATCGCGTCTCGGACGTGTGGCAGGCGATGGGCCTGCGGGGCACCGGAAGCAACGACATTCATGTCGACGAGGTCTTCGTGCCCGCACACCGGGTGCTCGCCTCCGATGCGGTGACCGCATGCCGAACACCGGGGCAGCAGGCCAACGACGGGGCGCTGTACCGAATTCCGTTCGGCTGCCTGCACACCAGCGCCATCACCGCAGCCATTGTCGGCATGGCGCGCGGCGGTTATCGGGCGTATCTGGAGCAGCAGAGCGGTCGGGTGCGGGCCGCGCTGCCCGGCGATGCACGGAAGGACACCGGATACCGCGGTGACGAGTTCCGCGACGACCCGGCCACGCTGGAGCGAATCGCGCTCGCCGCCACCGAGATCGACGCGGCCTGGCGCCAGATCACCCACAACATCGACGAACTGTACGCGCTGGCGGTGGCCGACCAGCCCATCGGACCGCGGGATCGGTTGCGGCTGCGCCGCGACCAGGTCCGCGGCACCGAGCGCGCCGTGGCCGCCATGGATCGACTGTTCGAAAGCTCCGGCGGCCGCGCGTTGCGGCCCGACAGCGCCGTACAGCGTTTCTGGCGCGACGTGCACGGGGGGCGAGCGCACGCGGCCAATGATCCCGAACGCGTGTACCGCATGTTTGCCGCGGCCGAACTCGCGGCTGTGTCGGAGGCGCGCAAGCCGTGA
- a CDS encoding FAD-binding oxidoreductase, with translation MTTTRPTDYLADLRANCRGAVLVPGDPGYDQAWRRWNTAVDQRPAAVVRCARVPDVRAAITTARRHGMAVAIRGGGHEVARHPAVNGSLLLDLSDLRTITIDPLARRATVGAGVTWAEFDRACHRHGLAVTGADVSTVGVIGSTLCGGSGWLQRMAGFTCDSVRSAQVVLADGQLVHTSPDHHPDLLWALCGGGGNFGVVVTVEFELHPIGPLHAGTLLFRLDAGRTVFREFRELCAEVPDELALRATLLHWPPTAPEGPAMAAVTVAHFGPEDRARAELARLKRLGEPELDLIRPLEYPQLQRNTEQAFHEGHGTATGTEWLRAFDDDAIDALIDLAADMPTPYSLVSVHQLGGALRRVPVDATAFGYHDAAYHAVMFSGGPAGTNLDSSQRWIAEVVAALQGCSAGGPYIGILDDTASPERVRRAYHRDSYPRLQQLKGTYDPDNLFRCNHNIPPLNGAR, from the coding sequence ATGACCACCACACGACCTACGGACTATCTGGCCGACCTGCGCGCGAACTGCCGGGGTGCCGTCCTGGTGCCGGGTGATCCGGGTTACGACCAGGCGTGGCGACGCTGGAACACCGCCGTCGACCAGCGGCCTGCCGCCGTCGTGCGCTGCGCCCGGGTCCCCGACGTGCGGGCCGCGATCACGACGGCGCGACGGCACGGGATGGCCGTGGCGATACGCGGCGGCGGCCATGAGGTCGCTCGGCATCCAGCAGTGAACGGCTCACTACTGCTGGATCTCTCGGACCTGCGGACGATCACCATCGATCCTCTCGCCCGGCGCGCCACAGTCGGCGCGGGCGTCACCTGGGCGGAGTTCGATCGCGCTTGTCACCGGCACGGCTTGGCCGTGACCGGAGCGGACGTGTCCACTGTCGGCGTGATCGGTTCCACGCTGTGCGGCGGCAGCGGGTGGTTGCAGCGGATGGCGGGTTTCACCTGCGACAGCGTGCGCTCCGCCCAGGTAGTGCTGGCCGACGGACAGTTGGTGCACACCAGCCCGGACCACCACCCCGACCTGCTGTGGGCGCTGTGCGGCGGCGGCGGCAATTTCGGTGTCGTCGTGACCGTCGAGTTCGAACTGCATCCGATCGGTCCCTTGCACGCGGGGACGCTGCTGTTCCGGCTCGACGCGGGGCGCACCGTCTTCCGCGAGTTCCGTGAGCTCTGCGCGGAGGTCCCGGACGAGCTGGCGCTGCGCGCGACCCTGCTGCACTGGCCGCCCACCGCACCCGAAGGGCCGGCGATGGCCGCGGTCACGGTCGCCCACTTCGGACCCGAGGACCGGGCCCGCGCGGAATTGGCAAGACTGAAGCGCCTGGGCGAACCGGAGCTCGACCTCATCCGGCCGCTGGAATACCCACAGCTGCAACGCAATACCGAGCAGGCATTTCACGAAGGCCACGGCACCGCCACCGGAACCGAATGGCTGCGCGCATTCGACGACGATGCCATCGATGCGCTCATCGACCTCGCGGCCGACATGCCCACCCCGTATTCGCTCGTCTCGGTCCATCAACTCGGCGGCGCGCTGCGCCGTGTGCCGGTGGATGCGACCGCGTTCGGCTACCACGACGCCGCCTACCACGCCGTCATGTTCTCCGGCGGGCCGGCGGGGACGAATCTGGACTCCTCGCAGCGGTGGATCGCCGAGGTCGTGGCCGCGCTACAGGGCTGCTCGGCGGGCGGGCCTTATATCGGGATCCTCGATGACACCGCGTCACCAGAACGGGTGCGCCGCGCCTACCACCGCGATTCCTATCCGCGACTGCAACAGCTCAAAGGCACCTACGACCCCGACAACCTGTTCCGCTGCAATCACAACATCCCGCCGCTGAACGGTGCGCGATGA
- a CDS encoding class I SAM-dependent methyltransferase has product MTTDDAPDIAARAAAAVADFDARQCLSARDDLDLFGLRAMAAALRPALSGGTARTEDDIAAALDVAPRHRWLLRRWLGVLTTHGWLEREDGHHFSSLREVAAPHRADLDRVCDDLGFSPQLARFFAAANRHALDLVRDRVLAQELLFPDADLLTAEAAYRDNPVNRYLNAAAGAVVTRAVDALATDRHPVRILELGAGVGGTTADLLPLLDGLPVEYHFTDVSSFFLDAARARFSHYPWLRFGLLDLNAELPPKRSFDIILAANVLHNAHHCGVALGRLNQLLRPGGHLVVIESCREHCQLLTSMHFLMSPRPGGVRPGRDDVRAGTDRIFLTETQWRAALIAADLPAWLVLPGPEQALAAHGQRIFAARTPR; this is encoded by the coding sequence ATGACCACCGACGATGCCCCCGACATCGCTGCGCGCGCCGCCGCGGCGGTCGCTGATTTCGATGCGCGGCAATGCCTTTCCGCGCGCGACGACCTCGATCTGTTCGGGTTGCGCGCCATGGCCGCCGCGCTGCGCCCGGCGCTGTCCGGCGGTACGGCGCGCACCGAGGACGACATCGCGGCAGCGCTGGACGTCGCACCACGACATCGCTGGCTGCTGCGGCGCTGGCTCGGTGTGCTCACCACGCACGGGTGGCTGGAACGCGAAGACGGCCATCATTTCTCGTCCCTTCGGGAAGTCGCCGCACCGCACCGCGCCGATCTCGACCGAGTGTGCGACGACCTCGGGTTCTCCCCGCAGCTCGCGCGCTTCTTCGCCGCTGCCAACCGCCATGCGCTGGATCTGGTGCGGGACCGAGTGCTCGCCCAGGAACTGCTGTTCCCGGACGCCGACCTGCTCACCGCCGAGGCCGCATACCGAGACAACCCGGTCAACCGATACCTGAACGCGGCAGCGGGCGCGGTCGTCACGCGGGCTGTGGACGCACTAGCCACCGACCGCCACCCCGTACGCATCCTGGAACTGGGCGCGGGCGTCGGCGGCACCACCGCCGACCTCCTACCGCTACTCGACGGCCTGCCCGTCGAATACCACTTCACCGATGTGTCGTCGTTCTTCCTCGATGCCGCCCGGGCACGCTTCTCGCACTACCCCTGGCTGCGGTTCGGCCTGCTCGACCTCAACGCCGAGCTACCGCCGAAGCGGTCCTTCGACATCATCCTGGCCGCGAACGTGCTGCACAACGCCCACCACTGCGGCGTCGCGCTGGGACGGTTGAACCAGCTATTGCGCCCCGGCGGCCACCTAGTCGTCATCGAGTCCTGCCGCGAACACTGCCAGTTGCTCACCTCGATGCATTTCCTGATGTCTCCCCGCCCCGGCGGTGTCCGCCCCGGTCGCGACGATGTGCGCGCGGGGACCGACCGCATCTTCCTGACCGAAACCCAATGGCGCGCCGCGCTCATCGCAGCCGATCTGCCCGCCTGGCTGGTTCTGCCCGGGCCCGAGCAGGCGTTGGCCGCACACGGCCAACGCATCTTCGCTGCTCGTACCCCACGGTGA